In the Olleya sp. Hel_I_94 genome, one interval contains:
- the mnmA gene encoding tRNA 2-thiouridine(34) synthase MnmA — protein MKKRVIVGLSGGVDSSVAAYLLKEQGYEVIGLFMKNWHDDSVTISDECPWLDDSNDAMLVADKLGIPFQTVDLSEQYKERIVDYMFDEYEKGRTPNPDVLCNREIKFDVFMKIALDLGADYVATGHYCRKTTITKNGEEVHQLLAGKDPNKDQSYFLCQLSQEQLAKALFPIGELLKPEVREIAKAQDLITADKKDSQGLCFIGKVRLPDFLQQQLKPKEGVIVEIPRDNSFYNETLPSFNNKLEELKYRSRKPSYSIAEGVVKGKHQGAHYFTKGQRKGLAVGGTAEPLFVIDTDVTENVIYTGQGTTHPGLYKNVLFVSNEELHWVREDLALATDQTMEVLARIRYRQVLQKATLHKVESGMYVEFENQQSAITEGQFVAWYLEEELVGSGVIS, from the coding sequence ATGAAAAAAAGAGTTATTGTTGGATTATCAGGAGGAGTGGATTCTAGTGTTGCTGCGTATTTATTAAAAGAGCAAGGTTATGAGGTTATAGGTCTTTTTATGAAAAATTGGCACGACGACAGTGTAACAATTTCTGATGAGTGTCCTTGGTTGGATGATAGTAATGATGCAATGTTGGTCGCAGATAAATTAGGAATACCTTTTCAAACTGTAGATTTAAGCGAACAGTATAAGGAGCGCATCGTAGATTATATGTTTGACGAGTATGAAAAAGGTCGCACACCTAATCCAGATGTTTTATGTAATAGAGAAATTAAGTTTGATGTCTTCATGAAAATCGCCTTAGATTTAGGTGCAGATTATGTAGCTACAGGTCATTATTGCAGAAAAACAACCATTACAAAAAACGGAGAAGAGGTACACCAATTATTAGCAGGTAAGGATCCAAATAAAGATCAATCTTACTTTTTATGTCAATTATCTCAAGAGCAATTGGCTAAAGCATTGTTTCCTATTGGTGAATTATTAAAACCAGAAGTTAGAGAAATAGCTAAAGCTCAGGATTTAATAACTGCAGACAAAAAAGATTCTCAAGGATTATGTTTTATTGGTAAAGTTAGATTGCCAGACTTTTTACAACAACAACTTAAGCCTAAAGAAGGTGTTATTGTAGAAATACCTAGAGATAATTCATTTTATAATGAAACGCTTCCTAGCTTCAATAATAAATTAGAAGAATTAAAATATCGTTCTAGAAAACCTAGCTATAGTATAGCTGAAGGTGTAGTAAAAGGAAAGCATCAAGGCGCACATTATTTTACTAAAGGACAACGTAAAGGATTAGCAGTAGGTGGTACAGCAGAACCATTATTTGTGATAGATACAGACGTTACAGAAAATGTTATTTATACAGGTCAAGGGACAACACACCCAGGATTATATAAAAATGTTTTATTTGTATCTAATGAAGAGTTGCATTGGGTTAGAGAGGACTTAGCATTAGCTACAGACCAAACCATGGAAGTGTTAGCAAGAATAAGATATAGACAAGTTTTGCAAAAAGCAACATTACATAAAGTAGAAAGTGGTATGTATGTAGAATTTGAAAACCAACAATCAGCTATTACTGAGGGGCAATTTGTTGCTTGGTATTTAGAGGAAGAATTAGTTGGTTCAGGTGTAATTTCTTAA
- a CDS encoding fasciclin domain-containing protein, with translation MKTIKKLSLLFLATFVLWSCSDDDDASTSTPTTLNIVETAQATASLSSLVAAVVEADLAITLSGPGPFTVLAPTNEAFAEFMSDNGWATVQDIPDAALAQTLLNHVISGTVTSTDLVGLGSGYTNTLADGAGDNKISLLFDTSNGVVFNNVSEVSTADVTASNGIVHIVDKVIALPTVVDHAVNNANFSSLVAALGAADGDLVNVLSGAGPFTVLAPDNTAFATYLNGTALADVPTDALSELLLNHVVGGALSSTDLTTLVSGYTNTSASGPGGNALSLYFDTTNGVSFNGISTVTAADVVGTNGIIHAVDTVIDLPTIATFATSNPALSNLVAALQYADSGTPTVPYITTVSDATAGPFTVFAPTDAAFGSLLMELNATALTDLDTATVDAVLTYHIVGANVQSSMLMSGPVTTLGGDITADATNFTLTDPNGRVSNIVTSLVDIQAINGVVHPIDKVILPLQ, from the coding sequence ATGAAAACGATTAAAAAATTATCGCTACTATTTTTAGCAACTTTTGTGTTATGGTCATGTAGTGACGATGACGATGCGTCAACATCAACGCCAACAACTTTAAATATTGTTGAAACAGCTCAAGCAACAGCAAGTTTAAGTAGTTTAGTTGCTGCAGTAGTGGAAGCAGATTTAGCCATTACTTTAAGTGGACCTGGACCTTTTACAGTATTAGCACCAACAAATGAAGCTTTTGCAGAATTTATGTCTGATAATGGTTGGGCAACTGTACAAGATATTCCAGATGCAGCCTTAGCACAAACATTACTAAATCATGTAATAAGTGGTACGGTTACATCAACAGACCTTGTAGGTTTAGGTAGTGGTTACACTAATACTTTGGCTGATGGTGCAGGAGATAACAAAATAAGTTTATTATTTGACACTTCTAATGGTGTCGTATTTAACAATGTGTCTGAAGTATCAACTGCAGATGTTACTGCATCTAATGGTATTGTACATATTGTAGATAAAGTAATTGCTTTACCTACAGTGGTAGATCATGCAGTAAATAATGCTAATTTTTCAAGTCTTGTAGCAGCTTTAGGTGCTGCAGATGGTGATTTAGTAAATGTTTTATCAGGAGCAGGACCTTTTACAGTATTAGCTCCAGACAATACTGCATTTGCAACATATTTAAACGGAACAGCTTTAGCAGATGTACCTACAGATGCATTATCTGAGTTATTATTAAATCACGTTGTTGGTGGTGCATTATCGTCTACTGACTTAACTACTTTAGTTTCTGGATACACAAACACCTCTGCTAGTGGTCCTGGAGGAAACGCTTTAAGTTTATATTTTGACACTACAAATGGTGTTAGTTTTAACGGAATATCTACTGTTACTGCTGCTGACGTTGTAGGAACAAACGGAATTATCCATGCAGTAGATACTGTAATAGATTTACCAACTATAGCAACGTTTGCAACTTCAAATCCTGCATTAAGCAACTTAGTTGCAGCATTACAATACGCAGATTCTGGGACACCAACTGTACCTTATATTACAACTGTTTCTGATGCAACAGCTGGACCATTTACTGTATTTGCTCCAACTGATGCTGCTTTTGGAAGTTTATTAATGGAATTAAACGCAACTGCTTTAACAGATTTAGATACTGCAACAGTTGACGCTGTACTAACGTACCACATTGTTGGAGCTAACGTACAATCTAGTATGCTAATGAGTGGACCAGTAACGACATTAGGTGGAGATATTACTGCAGACGCAACTAACTTTACTTTAACTGATCCTAATGGAAGAGTAAGTAACATTGTTACATCATTAGTAGATATTCAAGCAATAAATGGTGTTGTACACCCAATTGATAAAGTAATTTTACCATTACAATAA